TTCTGCAATAGCTATAACTAAAGCATATGAAAAAGGTTATGATACAATTTATTGTGCTTCAACAGGAAATGCAGCAAGCTCTCTTGCTGGATTAAGTGCTCCTACTAAACTAAAAACATATATATTCTTACCTGCATCTGCACCTATAGCAAAAATTTCCCAATTATTTATATATGGCGCAAAAGTTATTCCAATAGATGGTAGTTATGATGATGCATTTGATATTTCATTAAAAATTGGAGAAGAAAAAGGATGGTATTGCAGAAATTCTGCAATAAATCCTTATTTACTTGAAGGTAAAAAGACTGGTGCATTAGAAATAGTTGTTCAAAATAATTGGAATGTACCAGATTATGTTTTTGTAAGTGTAGGTGATGGTACTGTCATTAGTTCGTTTTATAAAGGGTTCTATGATTTCTATAACTTAGGATTAATAGATAAAATACCAAAGATTATAGGTGTGCAAGCAGAAGGTGCGGCTGCTATTAAAAGGGTATTTGATAAAGGGGAACCATTTATTCCAGAAGATATAGAAACTAATACTATAGCTGATAGTATTAGTGTTGGAAAACCTCGTGATGTTATTAAAGCATGTAAATATATAAAAGCAAGTGGGGGATATTTTATTTCAGTTTCTGATGAAGAAATATTAAATGCTATATATGAATTGTCAGTTAAATCTGGGATTTTTGCTGAACCAGCTGGAGCAACATCATATGCTGGTTTAAAAAAGGTTGCCAGTAAATTAGGAAAAGATGCAAAAGTATCCATTGTTGTGACTGGCAATGGATTAAAAGATATAAAAGCAATAGAAAAATTTGTTGATTTAAAAAAAGTTAAACCGGATATAAATGCTGTTAGAGAGGTGATTGCCGAATATGAAAATTAAATTTAAATTAAATGGTAAAGATGTAGAATGTGAAGTTTTGGAATATAAAAGGGCACTTGATTTTTTGCGTGATGATATGAGAATGACATCTGTTAAAGAAGGTTGTGGTGAAGGAGAATGTGGGGCTTGTACCATAATTTTAAATGGTAAAAATGTTAATTCTTGTATGGTATTAGCAGTTGAACTTGATGGTCAAGAGGTTTGGACTCTTGAGGGATTGAATGAAATAGGTGATACAAGAATTCAAGATGCATATGTTGAAAAAGGGGCAATTCAATGTGGTTTTTGTACTCCTGGCTTTATAATGTCAACAAAAGCATTATTGGAAAAAAATCCAAATCCAACTGATGAAGAAATAAAAGAAGGACTTGAAGGTAATTTATGTAGATGTACAGGATACACAAAAATAATAGAAGCAGTAAAATTAGCGGCAAGAGGTGAAAAATGATGTTTAAATACTATAAACCTCAAACAATAGAAGAATTAAGTGAATTAAAAGCAAAATATAATTCTAAATTATTATCTGGTGGAACAGATTTAATGGTTAAAATGAGAGCTAAAGTAATAAAGCCTGAAGCTGTTATAGACACTAAAGGATTAGGAAAAGAAGAGATTACATTTGATGGTTGTAAAGTAAGAATACCTTTAAATACAACATATGATGATTTATTAAATAATAAAGAATTTTGTGATAGATTTCCAATGGTTGTAGATATTATAAAACAAATAGGTTCTCCGCAAATTAGAAATAGAGCTACACCTATAGGAAATATTGGGAATGCGTCACCAGCTGGAGACTTTTTGCTTGCTACTTATATATTTCATGGTTATGCAGAAATAAAACCATATAATAAAAAAGTAAGAGTACATCAATTAATTGATGGGCCTGGTAAATTAAGACTTAAACCTGAAGAGTTTATTTATTCTATTGAATTAAAAGAAAGACCAGGTTTTAAATATTATTATGAAAAAGTAGGTAAAAGAAATGCAATGAATATTTCTATAATAAGCTTAGGGCTATTAGTTAAATTAGATGGAGATAATATAGAAGAATTAAAAATAGCATATGGTTCTGTAGGTCCTACAGTGGTTAGGTTTAAAGAGCTAGAAGATGAAGTTATAGGTAAAAAGTTTTCCAAAGAATTATTTGAAGAATTAGCAGAAAAATATTATGAAAGAATTCATCCAATAACAGATGTTAGAGCATCCTCAGAATATAGGAAGAAAATGGTTAAAAATTTAATGTTAAAAGCTTATTATAATTTAAAATAATAATTTCAGGGAAGGGTGATAAGGGTGATTGAGATTAAAGAATATTGTAGGCCAAAAACTGTAGAAGAGGCATATGAAAAATTAATAAATATAGAAGGTGCCGAAATAATTGGTAGTGGAGCATTCATGAGATTATCATCTAGAAAAATAAATTTAGCTATTGATTTACAAGATGCGGGATTAAATTATGTAAAGTTAGAAAATGATGAGATTAAAATAGGAGGGGCAACGCCATTAGGTGATGTGGAAAGAAATGAAATAATTAAAAATGCTTTTTCTGGCAAATTAGTAGAGGTATTTCAAATGATATGGTCTGTTCAATTAAGAAATATTGCTACTATTGGTGGAACAGTATTTCCTAGATTGGGATTTTCTGATTTGATTACAACATTATTAGCATTAAATGCAGATGTTGTATTGTTTAACAATGGAAGAATGCCATTAGAAGTCTTTTTAGAAGAAAAAATAAGAAAAGATATTTTAGTTGAAATAATATTAAAGAATAAAGATATGAAGTTTTCATTCCAAAATGTAAGAAATTCATTCTATGATTTTTCTATTTTA
This genomic stretch from Marinitoga litoralis harbors:
- the thrC gene encoding threonine synthase, giving the protein MMKYKLRCISCGKLYEPDEVEYTCPVCGDRLGTLEVIYKYEDIKISKEEFSKFDNIWQFEKILPIEEGSYRTKLHVGGTPLYNVPEMAEELGIKELTIKYDGTNPTASYKDRASAIAITKAYEKGYDTIYCASTGNAASSLAGLSAPTKLKTYIFLPASAPIAKISQLFIYGAKVIPIDGSYDDAFDISLKIGEEKGWYCRNSAINPYLLEGKKTGALEIVVQNNWNVPDYVFVSVGDGTVISSFYKGFYDFYNLGLIDKIPKIIGVQAEGAAAIKRVFDKGEPFIPEDIETNTIADSISVGKPRDVIKACKYIKASGGYFISVSDEEILNAIYELSVKSGIFAEPAGATSYAGLKKVASKLGKDAKVSIVVTGNGLKDIKAIEKFVDLKKVKPDINAVREVIAEYEN
- a CDS encoding (2Fe-2S)-binding protein, which gives rise to MKIKFKLNGKDVECEVLEYKRALDFLRDDMRMTSVKEGCGEGECGACTIILNGKNVNSCMVLAVELDGQEVWTLEGLNEIGDTRIQDAYVEKGAIQCGFCTPGFIMSTKALLEKNPNPTDEEIKEGLEGNLCRCTGYTKIIEAVKLAARGEK
- a CDS encoding FAD binding domain-containing protein, which gives rise to MMFKYYKPQTIEELSELKAKYNSKLLSGGTDLMVKMRAKVIKPEAVIDTKGLGKEEITFDGCKVRIPLNTTYDDLLNNKEFCDRFPMVVDIIKQIGSPQIRNRATPIGNIGNASPAGDFLLATYIFHGYAEIKPYNKKVRVHQLIDGPGKLRLKPEEFIYSIELKERPGFKYYYEKVGKRNAMNISIISLGLLVKLDGDNIEELKIAYGSVGPTVVRFKELEDEVIGKKFSKELFEELAEKYYERIHPITDVRASSEYRKKMVKNLMLKAYYNLK
- a CDS encoding FAD binding domain-containing protein; this translates as MIEIKEYCRPKTVEEAYEKLINIEGAEIIGSGAFMRLSSRKINLAIDLQDAGLNYVKLENDEIKIGGATPLGDVERNEIIKNAFSGKLVEVFQMIWSVQLRNIATIGGTVFPRLGFSDLITTLLALNADVVLFNNGRMPLEVFLEEKIRKDILVEIILKNKDMKFSFQNVRNSFYDFSILNAAVSVDKDNNYRIAIGARPAVAKLAINAMNYLKENKNIEEVAKIAAQEMDYGTNIKGSKEYREMVAPVLVKRGLEEVIK